The nucleotide sequence TTTTGGGAAAGTGCAATAGATCTGGTTTTGTGTGGACTCTTAATCATCAGCCGAGACCAAATAGACTGATAACTTTTGTCATCTTTACATGGACTCGAGATGACAAATTAATCAATTCCATACAAGAGAGGTCAATATGAAGTTtagtgtgtgattttttttttatttttttttactgttattgctTATAGTACATctgggaattattattattattatattgaagaCCAATGATTTGTTTCTAAAAAGTCCACGAAATAGGACACATGCTGCACTTTGTGAATGTGTTGCCATTTAAATACCTGAAAAAATGTCATGGCTTGAAGCAGCAATGCATTTGAATAGTTAAATGGACTGATATGTAGAATATTTGAATTCATGCTTTAAACGGTTAAAGTGGCAAGGCAATCATGACAGATTTAACTCCAGTTAAATGGTAAGACACATCAAAGTgagagacaaaataaaataaaatcatgcaaATGATAGCGTATatattttgataattaaattGCTCTTGTATTTCGTGTAATGAAGAATGCATCTCAGCACTTTTCTTCAATGAGAGATTTTGAAACTACCTGCTGTGTAGAAAACATTCCCTGTAAATCATTTTACGTCTCCTGATTTGCTTTTATCCATGAAGCTCTTGCAAGTGGCATATCCATCATTTAACTGACCAATCACACACTTGTTTTTCCAGAGATAGGGCTTAAATATGTTTTAGCACACATTCCTTAGGAAAGCCGTAAGTTGCTCTTGTTGCTTGCAGCGATCAGTAGCGGTTCTGGGTGAAACTGTTTGGATCATGTGATTGTAAAGCATAATCTGTGGAGACATGCGCCTTGCTTTGTGTTTGATGCCTGAATGAGGTATTCAGTGTCTCTGCATCTAATGTACACATCTGTCTGTAATAAATATGCTAATAAGTCTTCCTTTTGCTCTCAGTCTTTGATAACAATGCACCGCAAAATACAAAGTATAGGGTTCTTTAAACAAGACTATTACACATTACTTTCACGTTACACTTAACCTACATGTTAGAAACATACAAAACCTGGAAGTTCAGCACGCTGTACACTAAAAGTGCTTTTCTAgcaaacattttctaaaaaaggGGTAATCTTTTTTTACAGACATTGACAAATGAAGTTATTTACACATTTGTTGAAAACTAAACACTACACAGTGATTTAGTGTATATTAGTGTATCTCTTTATTTTTAGTAGAAGTGCATGGTTGTGatacaaaaaaacaattttttttttagtgtattaAAACACTCACcacaataacattatgatttcTTTGCAAAGCATTCTTAATACAAATAATCAATTTAGTTGAAGCACCCTCtaagattttatataatttatatatatattcttttttttttttttttaaatcaactcgTTTTAACAGTTTAGGGAAACCTGCACTATAACCCTAGCTTTGGTATATAGCAAATATAGAGCAAGCCTTCACTGCAGAGGAATGTTATTTGAATATAGAGGCAAGCCTACTCAATTCTGACAACTGCACATGCAACAAAGGTTAATGTTGCGCAACAGAAAGTTTCCCAATAATCCATGTTCAAACAGAACAGAAAGCAGTCACATTACAAGGGAAATTAATACCTCATTCTAAAATAAACACCTACATTATCAAAGAGATGAATATAATGAGGCTTGCAACAACATTAAAACGGTCATACTATAAATTTCACTCCCAAAATAACGGATCGGAGTAAAGAatgtgtaaaaacattcagttctTATCATGTAGTTTTAACTATGTGATAAACACCAAAACGCCAAAAGTCAAGTTGTGAAAAATATTTGATGTCAGAAACATGTTAAAAGtgtagtgtatctctgtggccgGATCTCTAAAAGTCACGCTTTTCAACAGTTAAGACACAACATGTAcgataaaatatttaaaccaaaACCATAATTCCCCTTTAGCTCCATGTAGTTTCTATGCAAAGCTGGTAGATAAGTATCTTTTTTAAAACCGTTTAACTGGAGTTTCTTGTATGGTTCCTCCCAGTTTCAAACTAAAGTAAGTTCTCAACAGACCCTGACATGTCTCAGAGATGAAGAGATCATGCTTTAGTGCTACGAATGACAGACCATGATCATGACTGTAGTATGCAggatagaattttttttctttagtccAGTTTTATAAGTAGTTTTCATTGCACTAAAAACTCTTCATCTTGGCCTGCAGGTAATTCAAAGTATTTTTTCTATTTCTAGTGTAAACAGTGAAACCTAATTATCTATCATCATTAATGggtttatagaaataaaaaaattgcacttTGTAACCCTGAGCTCGTCAAACCTGCATGATTtccattttgaaaatgatttatatttaggAGCACAGCctaaagtcaaataaaataaaataatcccatgcatttttaccaacaaaaagtccCTAACACTAATATTATTTCTTTGGCCTGAAAAACAGCTTCTTTGTGAGCATGGACGCAAAACAAGGCACTTGTTTTTTGCCTAACATAGAGCGATCCTTGGAGTTCTCTACACTGCGAATGGAAACCTTCCTGTTCACAAGTGTCAGGATGTCGGTGAACTCCAGTTTAGATCCATAACACCTCAGGATTTCACACAGATCCTGGATGTACCACGAGCCTCTCACCGTCTCACGATGAGAGTAATATCCTTTACAAGAAGAAAACAATCTCAGTGACTGCTTAAAGTGACATAATTAAAATCAAGGATGTAAATAGCATTTAATCCAGTATTTAAAGTACACAGTCAACAAATattggtaaaaataaaaatagcagacAAACGAAAGTAAAGCACTGACCTTCAGCAACAGAATAGCACATAAGGAAATCTGCTCCTGCTGGAAGGGTGCAGAGCGCCCCCACATCCACAACCACTTCATTGACCGGCTCACTGTCCACCACATCCATTGGAGTCACAGGCTCATCATGTTTGTCACCGCGACAAGCcttgagttcaaataaattcatgcatttgCAAGAGGTGTGAAATGTGTATTCATATTGCATTACTGTAAATACACTGCAAAGGATATTTTGTGAAAGAAGGACAAATTACCTGCAAGATGAAGATCTTGGGTTTCCCTACAAGGCTACGGCATTCATTCCCCTTGAACAAATCAGTGACTTCTTGAATTTGGATCTGCCCATCATTGGCATAGATGTGACCATTTTCCCCATGACTTAAGAAGACACAGACAAAACAGTCTGCATCTACATGGCTAGCAGCAGCAGCTGAAATCAAAGGAACACTCTGGATTAAACAGAACCTACACTTGATTCAGAGCATGATGTGCCATGCTGTTTTGACTTTTCCCTCAAGTTATAATTTACACTAATGATTAAGTTGATTCTAGCACACCAATCAGTGCTATAGCAATCATTTAGAAACAGTGTGATTCATTTcacactttttaatatttattccaGTGCTGGCttcagttgtaagtatattaatataaatatttttttttaattgagagtggagttcaattattattattactttatttttttgtggtaa is from Carassius auratus strain Wakin chromosome 28, ASM336829v1, whole genome shotgun sequence and encodes:
- the LOC113047172 gene encoding caspase-6-like; the protein is MASQVKSDESGSVEKDSALAGQTVREDETETDSINQSVVRLDPNEEYKMDHKKRGMALIFNHEHFYWQLRLNSRSGTEADKQNLARRFQDLGFEVRTFNDYKREEVLTIIRQAAAASHVDADCFVCVFLSHGENGHIYANDGQIQIQEVTDLFKGNECRSLVGKPKIFILQACRGDKHDEPVTPMDVVDSEPVNEVVVDVGALCTLPAGADFLMCYSVAEGYYSHRETVRGSWYIQDLCEILRCYGSKLEFTDILTLVNRKVSIRSVENSKDRSMLGKKQVPCFASMLTKKLFFRPKK